One part of the Xiphophorus hellerii strain 12219 chromosome 17, Xiphophorus_hellerii-4.1, whole genome shotgun sequence genome encodes these proteins:
- the ncaph2 gene encoding condensin-2 complex subunit H2 isoform X4: MESAESRYAHLLQPIRELTRNWEIDVASELNDYLEELDEMCITFDGGRTRLNFAEAALLIQGSTCIYSKKVELLHSLVFQTLEFISDNKKRSRAAAAQQGAAGPDQTEQEAEDLAVFTPLELDESVTPPRTEPHTVSVCPRCVSCPRCVSCPRCVSCPQNVSCPQRVFCPLQDISVVPLPPEALIPPETQEKNKLPLISVGGKVLCSQKDFRVNLFLPGPDDLIVLMLQSAAASRFLLDQSAAAESAATFDPSEAAGGAAEDFLSVQEELNLEPDLEEHIERQQVSGEGRLIRRAAARQEEEEEPPAAVSNWTLHDPYAVLGGDQPFTPGRCYRVPDGLDDGGKRKRKRSVLQDFGSWFRGAFQPPEPKLKVGPSFPDLNYLYLRTLRDKVRRQRTLCRTLGVVVTEEELRRTFLQLEEAEPHQLGAGPVDDIPPAELLGGDSDAEPDGLPAELRGPDSASPAEAQLDDLTYEELVKLRVEQLVVHSQGYTQESALSRRVRDWEDKIRPELALQEDRPPFDIHSYGERIVAQLGVVGCRRSFASIVRSLDNVEACKLLLASLQLANDYSVEVDSAAGLEDSVDSMCLTLLSTQRATDRFKTLADSS; the protein is encoded by the exons ATGGAGTCCGCAGAGAGCAGGTACGCCCACctgctgcagccaatcagagagctcaCCAGGAACTGGGAGATCGATGTGGCGTCAGAGCTCAACGACTACCTGGAGGAG CTGGACGAGATGTGCATCACCTTTGACGGAGGGAGAACCAGGCTGAACTTTGCTGAGGCTGCGCTGCTCATCCAGGGCTCTACCTGCATCTACAGCAAGAAG GTGGAGCTGCTCCACAGCCTGGTGTTCCAGACTCTGGAGTTCATCAGCGACAACAAGAA GCGCAGCCGGGCGGCGGCGGcacagcagggggcagcaggaCCAGACCAGACGGAGCAGGAAGCTGAGGATCTGGCCGTG tTCACTCCTCTGGAGCTGGACGAGTCTGTCACGCCCCCAAGGACGGAGCCTCACACGGTGAGTGTCTGTCCTCGATGTGTCTCCTGTCCTCGATGTGTCTCCTGTCCTCGATGTGTCTCCTGTCCTCAGAATGTCTCCTGTCCTCAGCGTGTCTTCTGTCCCCTACAGGACATCAGTGTGGTTCCTCTGCCTCCAGAGGCCCTGATCCCTCCTGAGACTCAGGAGAAGAACAAGCTGCCTCTCATCAG TGTTGGGGGGAAGGTGCTGTGTAGCCAGAAGGACTTCCGGGTCAACCTGTTCCTGCCGGGACCTGATGACCTCATCGTCCTGATGCTCCAATCAGCTGCAGCCTCCAGGTTCCTGCTGGACCAATCGGCTGCAG CAGAATCTGCTGCGACCTTTGACCCCAGTGAAGCTGCAGGAGGCGCTGCAGAGGACTTCCTTTCTGTCCAGGAGGAACTGAACCTGGAACCGGACCTGGAGGAGCACATTGAGCGGCAACAGGTCTCG ggTGAAGGCCGGCTGATCCGGCGTGCTGCGGCGcggcaggaggaagaggaggagcctCCAGCTGCT GTGAGCAACTGGACCCTCCATGACCCGTACGCCGTCCTGGGAGGAGACCAGCCCTTCACACCAG ggaGGTGCTACCGGGTTCCTGACGGTCTGGATGACGGggggaagaggaagaggaagcggTCGGTTCTGCAGGACTTCGGGTCCTGGTTCCGAGGAGCCT TCCAGCCCCCAGAACCCAAGCTGAAGGTCGGACCCAGCTTTCCAG acctcAACTACCTCTACCTGAGGACGCTGAGGGACAAAGTCCGGAGACAGAGGACGCTCTGCAGGACGCTG GGCGTCGTCGTGACAGAGGAGGAGCTCCGGAGGACCTTCCTGCAGCTGGAGGAGGCGGAGCCACATCAGCTGGGGGCGGGGCCAGTGGATGACATCCCACCTGCTGAGCTCCTGG GCGGAGACTCGGACGCCGAGCCGGACGGCCTTCCTGCCGAGTTAAGAGGACCGGACTCCGCCTCCCCAG CAGAAGCTCAGCTGGACGACCTGACGTACGAAGAGCTGGTGAAGCTGCGTGTG GAGCAGCTGGTGGTGCACAGCCAGGGCTACACCCAGGAATCGGCTCTGTCCCGCCGGGTCAGGGACTGGGAGGACAAGATCCGCCCGGAGCTGGCACTGCAG GAGGACCGACCTCCGTTTGACATCCACTCCTACGGAGAGCGGATCGTCGCCCAGCTGGGCGTCGTCGGCTGCAGGCGCTCCTTCGCCTCCATCGTCCGCAGTTTGGACAACGTGGAGGCCTgcaagctgctgctggcgtcGCTGCAGCTG GCCAACGACTACTCGGTGGAGGTGGACAGTGCTGCGGGCCTGGAGGACAGCGTGGACTCCATGTGTCTGACGCTGCTGAGCACGCAGAGAGCCACGGACCGCTTCAAGACGCTGGCGGACTCCAGCTGA
- the ncaph2 gene encoding condensin-2 complex subunit H2 isoform X3, producing the protein MVSGSWFWPRMASLLSVPPGVMESAESRYAHLLQPIRELTRNWEIDVASELNDYLEELDEMCITFDGGRTRLNFAEAALLIQGSTCIYSKKVELLHSLVFQTLEFISDNKKRSRAAAAQQGAAGPDQTEQEAEDLAVFTPLELDESVTPPRTEPHTVSVCPRCVSCPRCVSCPRCVSCPQNVSCPQRVFCPLQDISVVPLPPEALIPPETQEKNKLPLISVGGKVLCSQKDFRVNLFLPGPDDLIVLMLQSAAASRFLLDQSAAESAATFDPSEAAGGAAEDFLSVQEELNLEPDLEEHIERQQVSGEGRLIRRAAARQEEEEEPPAAVSNWTLHDPYAVLGGDQPFTPGRCYRVPDGLDDGGKRKRKRSVLQDFGSWFRGAFQPPEPKLKVGPSFPDLNYLYLRTLRDKVRRQRTLCRTLGVVVTEEELRRTFLQLEEAEPHQLGAGPVDDIPPAELLGGDSDAEPDGLPAELRGPDSASPAEAQLDDLTYEELVKLRVEQLVVHSQGYTQESALSRRVRDWEDKIRPELALQEDRPPFDIHSYGERIVAQLGVVGCRRSFASIVRSLDNVEACKLLLASLQLANDYSVEVDSAAGLEDSVDSMCLTLLSTQRATDRFKTLADSS; encoded by the exons ATGGTCTCAGGTTCTTGGTTCTGGCCCAGAATGGCGTCTCTCCTGTCCGTCCCTCCAGGTGTCATGGAGTCCGCAGAGAGCAGGTACGCCCACctgctgcagccaatcagagagctcaCCAGGAACTGGGAGATCGATGTGGCGTCAGAGCTCAACGACTACCTGGAGGAG CTGGACGAGATGTGCATCACCTTTGACGGAGGGAGAACCAGGCTGAACTTTGCTGAGGCTGCGCTGCTCATCCAGGGCTCTACCTGCATCTACAGCAAGAAG GTGGAGCTGCTCCACAGCCTGGTGTTCCAGACTCTGGAGTTCATCAGCGACAACAAGAA GCGCAGCCGGGCGGCGGCGGcacagcagggggcagcaggaCCAGACCAGACGGAGCAGGAAGCTGAGGATCTGGCCGTG tTCACTCCTCTGGAGCTGGACGAGTCTGTCACGCCCCCAAGGACGGAGCCTCACACGGTGAGTGTCTGTCCTCGATGTGTCTCCTGTCCTCGATGTGTCTCCTGTCCTCGATGTGTCTCCTGTCCTCAGAATGTCTCCTGTCCTCAGCGTGTCTTCTGTCCCCTACAGGACATCAGTGTGGTTCCTCTGCCTCCAGAGGCCCTGATCCCTCCTGAGACTCAGGAGAAGAACAAGCTGCCTCTCATCAG TGTTGGGGGGAAGGTGCTGTGTAGCCAGAAGGACTTCCGGGTCAACCTGTTCCTGCCGGGACCTGATGACCTCATCGTCCTGATGCTCCAATCAGCTGCAGCCTCCAGGTTCCTGCTGGACCAATCGGCTGCAG AATCTGCTGCGACCTTTGACCCCAGTGAAGCTGCAGGAGGCGCTGCAGAGGACTTCCTTTCTGTCCAGGAGGAACTGAACCTGGAACCGGACCTGGAGGAGCACATTGAGCGGCAACAGGTCTCG ggTGAAGGCCGGCTGATCCGGCGTGCTGCGGCGcggcaggaggaagaggaggagcctCCAGCTGCT GTGAGCAACTGGACCCTCCATGACCCGTACGCCGTCCTGGGAGGAGACCAGCCCTTCACACCAG ggaGGTGCTACCGGGTTCCTGACGGTCTGGATGACGGggggaagaggaagaggaagcggTCGGTTCTGCAGGACTTCGGGTCCTGGTTCCGAGGAGCCT TCCAGCCCCCAGAACCCAAGCTGAAGGTCGGACCCAGCTTTCCAG acctcAACTACCTCTACCTGAGGACGCTGAGGGACAAAGTCCGGAGACAGAGGACGCTCTGCAGGACGCTG GGCGTCGTCGTGACAGAGGAGGAGCTCCGGAGGACCTTCCTGCAGCTGGAGGAGGCGGAGCCACATCAGCTGGGGGCGGGGCCAGTGGATGACATCCCACCTGCTGAGCTCCTGG GCGGAGACTCGGACGCCGAGCCGGACGGCCTTCCTGCCGAGTTAAGAGGACCGGACTCCGCCTCCCCAG CAGAAGCTCAGCTGGACGACCTGACGTACGAAGAGCTGGTGAAGCTGCGTGTG GAGCAGCTGGTGGTGCACAGCCAGGGCTACACCCAGGAATCGGCTCTGTCCCGCCGGGTCAGGGACTGGGAGGACAAGATCCGCCCGGAGCTGGCACTGCAG GAGGACCGACCTCCGTTTGACATCCACTCCTACGGAGAGCGGATCGTCGCCCAGCTGGGCGTCGTCGGCTGCAGGCGCTCCTTCGCCTCCATCGTCCGCAGTTTGGACAACGTGGAGGCCTgcaagctgctgctggcgtcGCTGCAGCTG GCCAACGACTACTCGGTGGAGGTGGACAGTGCTGCGGGCCTGGAGGACAGCGTGGACTCCATGTGTCTGACGCTGCTGAGCACGCAGAGAGCCACGGACCGCTTCAAGACGCTGGCGGACTCCAGCTGA
- the ncaph2 gene encoding condensin-2 complex subunit H2 isoform X2, whose product MVSGSWFWPRMASLLSVPPGVMESAESRYAHLLQPIRELTRNWEIDVASELNDYLEELDEMCITFDGGRTRLNFAEAALLIQGSTCIYSKKVELLHSLVFQTLEFISDNKKRSRAAAAQQGAAGPDQTEQEAEDLAVFTPLELDESVTPPRTEPHTVSVCPRCVSCPRCVSCPRCVSCPQNVSCPQRVFCPLQDISVVPLPPEALIPPETQEKNKLPLISVGGKVLCSQKDFRVNLFLPGPDDLIVLMLQSAAASRFLLDQSAAAESAATFDPSEAAGGAAEDFLSVQEELNLEPDLEEHIERQQVSGEGRLIRRAAARQEEEEEPPAAVSNWTLHDPYAVLGGDQPFTPGRCYRVPDGLDDGGKRKRKRSVLQDFGSWFRGAFQPPEPKLKVGPSFPDLNYLYLRTLRDKVRRQRTLCRTLGVVVTEEELRRTFLQLEEAEPHQLGAGPVDDIPPAELLGGDSDAEPDGLPAELRGPDSASPEAQLDDLTYEELVKLRVEQLVVHSQGYTQESALSRRVRDWEDKIRPELALQEDRPPFDIHSYGERIVAQLGVVGCRRSFASIVRSLDNVEACKLLLASLQLANDYSVEVDSAAGLEDSVDSMCLTLLSTQRATDRFKTLADSS is encoded by the exons ATGGTCTCAGGTTCTTGGTTCTGGCCCAGAATGGCGTCTCTCCTGTCCGTCCCTCCAGGTGTCATGGAGTCCGCAGAGAGCAGGTACGCCCACctgctgcagccaatcagagagctcaCCAGGAACTGGGAGATCGATGTGGCGTCAGAGCTCAACGACTACCTGGAGGAG CTGGACGAGATGTGCATCACCTTTGACGGAGGGAGAACCAGGCTGAACTTTGCTGAGGCTGCGCTGCTCATCCAGGGCTCTACCTGCATCTACAGCAAGAAG GTGGAGCTGCTCCACAGCCTGGTGTTCCAGACTCTGGAGTTCATCAGCGACAACAAGAA GCGCAGCCGGGCGGCGGCGGcacagcagggggcagcaggaCCAGACCAGACGGAGCAGGAAGCTGAGGATCTGGCCGTG tTCACTCCTCTGGAGCTGGACGAGTCTGTCACGCCCCCAAGGACGGAGCCTCACACGGTGAGTGTCTGTCCTCGATGTGTCTCCTGTCCTCGATGTGTCTCCTGTCCTCGATGTGTCTCCTGTCCTCAGAATGTCTCCTGTCCTCAGCGTGTCTTCTGTCCCCTACAGGACATCAGTGTGGTTCCTCTGCCTCCAGAGGCCCTGATCCCTCCTGAGACTCAGGAGAAGAACAAGCTGCCTCTCATCAG TGTTGGGGGGAAGGTGCTGTGTAGCCAGAAGGACTTCCGGGTCAACCTGTTCCTGCCGGGACCTGATGACCTCATCGTCCTGATGCTCCAATCAGCTGCAGCCTCCAGGTTCCTGCTGGACCAATCGGCTGCAG CAGAATCTGCTGCGACCTTTGACCCCAGTGAAGCTGCAGGAGGCGCTGCAGAGGACTTCCTTTCTGTCCAGGAGGAACTGAACCTGGAACCGGACCTGGAGGAGCACATTGAGCGGCAACAGGTCTCG ggTGAAGGCCGGCTGATCCGGCGTGCTGCGGCGcggcaggaggaagaggaggagcctCCAGCTGCT GTGAGCAACTGGACCCTCCATGACCCGTACGCCGTCCTGGGAGGAGACCAGCCCTTCACACCAG ggaGGTGCTACCGGGTTCCTGACGGTCTGGATGACGGggggaagaggaagaggaagcggTCGGTTCTGCAGGACTTCGGGTCCTGGTTCCGAGGAGCCT TCCAGCCCCCAGAACCCAAGCTGAAGGTCGGACCCAGCTTTCCAG acctcAACTACCTCTACCTGAGGACGCTGAGGGACAAAGTCCGGAGACAGAGGACGCTCTGCAGGACGCTG GGCGTCGTCGTGACAGAGGAGGAGCTCCGGAGGACCTTCCTGCAGCTGGAGGAGGCGGAGCCACATCAGCTGGGGGCGGGGCCAGTGGATGACATCCCACCTGCTGAGCTCCTGG GCGGAGACTCGGACGCCGAGCCGGACGGCCTTCCTGCCGAGTTAAGAGGACCGGACTCCGCCTCCCCAG AAGCTCAGCTGGACGACCTGACGTACGAAGAGCTGGTGAAGCTGCGTGTG GAGCAGCTGGTGGTGCACAGCCAGGGCTACACCCAGGAATCGGCTCTGTCCCGCCGGGTCAGGGACTGGGAGGACAAGATCCGCCCGGAGCTGGCACTGCAG GAGGACCGACCTCCGTTTGACATCCACTCCTACGGAGAGCGGATCGTCGCCCAGCTGGGCGTCGTCGGCTGCAGGCGCTCCTTCGCCTCCATCGTCCGCAGTTTGGACAACGTGGAGGCCTgcaagctgctgctggcgtcGCTGCAGCTG GCCAACGACTACTCGGTGGAGGTGGACAGTGCTGCGGGCCTGGAGGACAGCGTGGACTCCATGTGTCTGACGCTGCTGAGCACGCAGAGAGCCACGGACCGCTTCAAGACGCTGGCGGACTCCAGCTGA
- the ncaph2 gene encoding condensin-2 complex subunit H2 isoform X1, translating into MVSGSWFWPRMASLLSVPPGVMESAESRYAHLLQPIRELTRNWEIDVASELNDYLEELDEMCITFDGGRTRLNFAEAALLIQGSTCIYSKKVELLHSLVFQTLEFISDNKKRSRAAAAQQGAAGPDQTEQEAEDLAVFTPLELDESVTPPRTEPHTVSVCPRCVSCPRCVSCPRCVSCPQNVSCPQRVFCPLQDISVVPLPPEALIPPETQEKNKLPLISVGGKVLCSQKDFRVNLFLPGPDDLIVLMLQSAAASRFLLDQSAAAESAATFDPSEAAGGAAEDFLSVQEELNLEPDLEEHIERQQVSGEGRLIRRAAARQEEEEEPPAAVSNWTLHDPYAVLGGDQPFTPGRCYRVPDGLDDGGKRKRKRSVLQDFGSWFRGAFQPPEPKLKVGPSFPDLNYLYLRTLRDKVRRQRTLCRTLGVVVTEEELRRTFLQLEEAEPHQLGAGPVDDIPPAELLGGDSDAEPDGLPAELRGPDSASPAEAQLDDLTYEELVKLRVEQLVVHSQGYTQESALSRRVRDWEDKIRPELALQEDRPPFDIHSYGERIVAQLGVVGCRRSFASIVRSLDNVEACKLLLASLQLANDYSVEVDSAAGLEDSVDSMCLTLLSTQRATDRFKTLADSS; encoded by the exons ATGGTCTCAGGTTCTTGGTTCTGGCCCAGAATGGCGTCTCTCCTGTCCGTCCCTCCAGGTGTCATGGAGTCCGCAGAGAGCAGGTACGCCCACctgctgcagccaatcagagagctcaCCAGGAACTGGGAGATCGATGTGGCGTCAGAGCTCAACGACTACCTGGAGGAG CTGGACGAGATGTGCATCACCTTTGACGGAGGGAGAACCAGGCTGAACTTTGCTGAGGCTGCGCTGCTCATCCAGGGCTCTACCTGCATCTACAGCAAGAAG GTGGAGCTGCTCCACAGCCTGGTGTTCCAGACTCTGGAGTTCATCAGCGACAACAAGAA GCGCAGCCGGGCGGCGGCGGcacagcagggggcagcaggaCCAGACCAGACGGAGCAGGAAGCTGAGGATCTGGCCGTG tTCACTCCTCTGGAGCTGGACGAGTCTGTCACGCCCCCAAGGACGGAGCCTCACACGGTGAGTGTCTGTCCTCGATGTGTCTCCTGTCCTCGATGTGTCTCCTGTCCTCGATGTGTCTCCTGTCCTCAGAATGTCTCCTGTCCTCAGCGTGTCTTCTGTCCCCTACAGGACATCAGTGTGGTTCCTCTGCCTCCAGAGGCCCTGATCCCTCCTGAGACTCAGGAGAAGAACAAGCTGCCTCTCATCAG TGTTGGGGGGAAGGTGCTGTGTAGCCAGAAGGACTTCCGGGTCAACCTGTTCCTGCCGGGACCTGATGACCTCATCGTCCTGATGCTCCAATCAGCTGCAGCCTCCAGGTTCCTGCTGGACCAATCGGCTGCAG CAGAATCTGCTGCGACCTTTGACCCCAGTGAAGCTGCAGGAGGCGCTGCAGAGGACTTCCTTTCTGTCCAGGAGGAACTGAACCTGGAACCGGACCTGGAGGAGCACATTGAGCGGCAACAGGTCTCG ggTGAAGGCCGGCTGATCCGGCGTGCTGCGGCGcggcaggaggaagaggaggagcctCCAGCTGCT GTGAGCAACTGGACCCTCCATGACCCGTACGCCGTCCTGGGAGGAGACCAGCCCTTCACACCAG ggaGGTGCTACCGGGTTCCTGACGGTCTGGATGACGGggggaagaggaagaggaagcggTCGGTTCTGCAGGACTTCGGGTCCTGGTTCCGAGGAGCCT TCCAGCCCCCAGAACCCAAGCTGAAGGTCGGACCCAGCTTTCCAG acctcAACTACCTCTACCTGAGGACGCTGAGGGACAAAGTCCGGAGACAGAGGACGCTCTGCAGGACGCTG GGCGTCGTCGTGACAGAGGAGGAGCTCCGGAGGACCTTCCTGCAGCTGGAGGAGGCGGAGCCACATCAGCTGGGGGCGGGGCCAGTGGATGACATCCCACCTGCTGAGCTCCTGG GCGGAGACTCGGACGCCGAGCCGGACGGCCTTCCTGCCGAGTTAAGAGGACCGGACTCCGCCTCCCCAG CAGAAGCTCAGCTGGACGACCTGACGTACGAAGAGCTGGTGAAGCTGCGTGTG GAGCAGCTGGTGGTGCACAGCCAGGGCTACACCCAGGAATCGGCTCTGTCCCGCCGGGTCAGGGACTGGGAGGACAAGATCCGCCCGGAGCTGGCACTGCAG GAGGACCGACCTCCGTTTGACATCCACTCCTACGGAGAGCGGATCGTCGCCCAGCTGGGCGTCGTCGGCTGCAGGCGCTCCTTCGCCTCCATCGTCCGCAGTTTGGACAACGTGGAGGCCTgcaagctgctgctggcgtcGCTGCAGCTG GCCAACGACTACTCGGTGGAGGTGGACAGTGCTGCGGGCCTGGAGGACAGCGTGGACTCCATGTGTCTGACGCTGCTGAGCACGCAGAGAGCCACGGACCGCTTCAAGACGCTGGCGGACTCCAGCTGA